The Halorussus caseinilyticus genome contains a region encoding:
- a CDS encoding tyrosine-type recombinase/integrase produces MTTDFGWSAQNPTIRHAPSDVRALNNEANTPADRLLLVALAAWGLRSGEVARLHVNQFVGVDSDDPHLEFKERKNGPSTVSLLYGLDAYRERQRELDDYDEWNGYLFPSTQAEAGHIDSDTVRNRFHRLAEQADVRVDGGLPKPHMARRFWYSQYQDALADVLDRLDIIADEQGSSSADVVHQNYLSEEKRREARRPAMRELLADAFGE; encoded by the coding sequence GTGACGACCGACTTCGGCTGGAGCGCACAGAACCCGACAATAAGGCACGCGCCTTCGGACGTCCGCGCACTCAATAACGAGGCCAACACACCCGCAGATCGCCTCCTGCTCGTTGCACTCGCCGCGTGGGGGTTACGGTCGGGCGAGGTCGCTCGACTTCACGTCAACCAGTTCGTCGGTGTCGACTCCGATGATCCACACCTTGAGTTCAAGGAGCGGAAGAACGGCCCGAGTACGGTCAGCCTCCTCTACGGCTTGGACGCCTACCGGGAGCGCCAGCGCGAACTCGATGACTACGACGAGTGGAATGGCTACCTATTCCCCTCGACACAGGCCGAGGCTGGCCACATTGACTCAGATACTGTCCGGAATCGATTCCACCGACTCGCCGAACAGGCTGATGTCCGTGTCGACGGTGGCCTCCCGAAGCCCCACATGGCCCGTCGGTTCTGGTATAGCCAGTATCAGGACGCACTTGCAGACGTGCTCGACCGCCTTGATATTATCGCTGACGAGCAGGGGAGTTCATCCGCAGACGTGGTGCATCAGAACTATCTCTCCGAGGAGAAACGTCGAGAGGCTCGGCGGCCTGCAATGCGGGAGTTACTTGCGGACGCGTTCGGCGAGTAG
- a CDS encoding DEAD/DEAH box helicase, with protein sequence MSSLPGSLSPEDETLVQDLLAAHGFDSLTETQHQAFEARILDGGNHLLVAETGNGKTLCAEAVTKQMLDAGGRVAYLVPSKQLVKAKEEELNTWADEEYDVQQGGYRHADVPVATFDSFYQAMLRDTGGVRSLDLVVLDDFHIIYGERRGRGLEKAIAAVLDNNVNIFAMSATVGNPKELADWMNANLVVSDEERSIEIEEHPVMVEDQTDKKTQIVDHLRGNPGKSPYLVFNGSKPKTEARAEGLAETNAFADRSSRNFHSELRSRLDGMEPTRKLHDLATLMSKGVAYHHASLPSSIRNWIEECYEEGDLAALFCTPTLAYGFDAPVQSVVVSDLKRWTGGGMEYIHTYEYIQWIGRVARPGKGFEKGYAYPFYSDFDAASEQFFNDPDLEPVTSHVDSGDGLRWLILELVEMGWDTPEEIEDFLTETLFWHQLSGDRAWDDGTVDKRTRMRQKLREAADWLQKFGFLREKETEQRFENTRQGSAAVEFNFNVFGGYSLRSVHDLCADLESKDTFTAQNLLYQLAVFTDAYLSHDGFSTDFEDKLLNAEYLPDEDPAIVTGILGWYWSQGIPATEIEDRTNVDPTSIRMTARNLSRTLDAATPLFDAIQAEKPDWYDDFVTSIEKGVPREDLPVARHVHGVGRVTISNLRDYLTEMDTGDTRFDFQTETLAGGLGEAYEQVKREDQRSVPSERGPDRPDAGEAINGIR encoded by the coding sequence ATGTCCTCGCTCCCGGGTTCACTTTCGCCAGAAGACGAGACGTTGGTCCAAGACCTTCTTGCGGCCCACGGCTTCGACTCGCTCACCGAAACCCAACACCAAGCCTTCGAGGCGCGAATTCTCGACGGCGGCAACCACCTACTCGTCGCGGAAACCGGTAACGGAAAGACACTCTGTGCGGAGGCCGTTACGAAACAGATGCTCGACGCGGGTGGGCGTGTCGCGTATCTTGTACCGAGCAAGCAACTGGTGAAAGCAAAAGAAGAGGAACTGAACACATGGGCAGACGAGGAGTATGATGTACAGCAGGGCGGCTACCGGCATGCTGACGTTCCGGTCGCAACCTTCGACAGTTTCTATCAGGCTATGCTCCGGGATACGGGCGGCGTTCGGTCGCTCGACCTCGTAGTCCTTGACGACTTCCACATTATCTACGGCGAGCGTCGTGGCCGGGGACTTGAGAAAGCCATCGCGGCGGTCCTCGACAACAACGTCAACATCTTCGCCATGTCTGCGACGGTCGGCAACCCGAAAGAGCTAGCCGACTGGATGAACGCGAATCTCGTCGTCAGCGACGAGGAGCGAAGCATCGAGATCGAAGAACACCCGGTAATGGTAGAGGATCAGACGGATAAGAAAACCCAAATCGTGGACCACCTGCGCGGAAATCCCGGCAAGTCGCCGTACCTCGTATTCAACGGGTCGAAGCCAAAGACCGAAGCCCGAGCCGAGGGGCTGGCCGAGACGAATGCATTCGCCGACCGGAGTAGCCGGAACTTCCACTCCGAGCTTCGGTCCCGACTCGACGGGATGGAACCAACGAGAAAACTTCACGACCTTGCGACGCTCATGTCGAAGGGCGTCGCCTACCACCACGCGAGTCTTCCGTCTTCGATTCGGAATTGGATCGAAGAGTGCTACGAGGAAGGCGACCTCGCCGCGTTGTTCTGCACTCCGACGCTGGCCTACGGATTCGACGCCCCGGTCCAATCGGTCGTCGTTAGTGACCTGAAGCGATGGACCGGCGGAGGCATGGAGTACATCCACACCTACGAGTACATCCAATGGATTGGCCGTGTTGCACGGCCTGGCAAAGGATTCGAGAAGGGCTACGCGTACCCTTTCTATTCGGATTTCGATGCTGCGAGCGAACAGTTCTTCAACGACCCTGACCTCGAACCGGTCACGTCGCACGTCGATTCGGGCGACGGTCTCCGCTGGCTCATACTCGAACTGGTCGAGATGGGCTGGGACACGCCCGAAGAGATAGAAGACTTCCTGACCGAGACGCTATTCTGGCATCAGCTCTCCGGCGACCGTGCGTGGGACGACGGAACGGTCGATAAGCGGACGCGAATGCGTCAAAAGCTTCGGGAGGCGGCCGACTGGTTACAGAAGTTCGGCTTCCTCCGGGAGAAAGAGACCGAACAGCGATTCGAGAACACGCGGCAGGGAAGCGCCGCCGTGGAATTTAACTTCAACGTTTTCGGCGGGTACTCGCTACGGAGCGTCCACGACCTTTGTGCCGACCTCGAATCCAAGGACACGTTCACCGCTCAGAATTTGCTCTATCAGCTCGCCGTGTTCACGGACGCCTACCTCTCGCACGACGGCTTCTCGACGGACTTCGAAGACAAACTCCTCAACGCCGAGTACCTGCCGGATGAAGACCCTGCCATCGTCACCGGTATCCTCGGCTGGTATTGGAGTCAGGGGATTCCCGCGACCGAAATCGAGGACCGGACGAATGTAGACCCGACGTCGATCCGCATGACGGCACGGAACCTCTCACGGACGCTCGATGCGGCGACACCTCTGTTCGACGCGATTCAGGCCGAGAAACCCGACTGGTACGACGACTTCGTGACGAGCATCGAGAAGGGCGTTCCGCGAGAAGACCTACCCGTCGCCCGCCACGTCCACGGTGTCGGACGCGTGACGATCTCGAACCTCCGCGACTACCTGACCGAGATGGACACCGGCGATACCCGATTCGACTTCCAGACCGAGACATTAGCTGGCGGTCTCGGCGAAGCCTACGAACAGGTCAAACGCGAAGACCAGCGAAGCGTTCCTTCAGAACGTGGACCGGATCGGCCAGACGCGGGCGAAGCGATTAACGGCATTCGCTGA
- a CDS encoding PD-(D/E)XK nuclease family protein — MENRAKTKLTSHDAQLEPETVAELHETEALSPTQLRDYARCGFRYYAERVLGFEEPEEFPLEPTPLDRGSLVHDSLESFYADLLSDTNGPVDLADYERADLEERLLTSVRTELDALNAPTDGAFGDRWLEQLLAGLSTPSKNDHYGSDHPHRGQDRGLFIRFLEYELGADDAVLAVEEPLDFGASGDEIRVTVPDGREVAIHGRIDRVTVEDDDGVAGIVHDYKTSDPTTKLTFDGVEFQLPVYTIAAQRELQKQYGEDLRYVDGGFYTVEPPAEVTRKRSLQKTIWRKDGDRDDFDRFLNRDIPERIADISDSIGNGGFHTTTLEADEAKCKHCQFRDMCGVRHHRRRERVAGVDDEGSYVPQRARSDSFYDDLGGDEA; from the coding sequence GTGGAGAATCGCGCGAAGACGAAATTGACTTCTCACGACGCCCAATTAGAGCCGGAGACGGTTGCCGAACTCCACGAGACGGAGGCTCTCAGTCCGACGCAGTTGCGTGACTACGCGCGATGCGGGTTCCGTTACTACGCCGAACGCGTCCTGGGATTCGAGGAGCCGGAAGAATTCCCCCTAGAACCAACGCCACTTGATCGCGGGTCGCTCGTCCACGACAGCCTCGAATCGTTCTATGCGGACCTGCTCTCGGATACGAATGGCCCTGTCGATCTCGCCGACTACGAGCGTGCGGATCTGGAGGAGCGACTGTTAACGAGCGTCCGTACGGAACTGGACGCCCTCAACGCACCAACGGACGGTGCATTCGGCGACCGGTGGCTCGAACAGTTGCTCGCCGGGTTATCAACCCCATCTAAGAACGACCACTACGGTAGCGATCACCCACACAGAGGTCAAGACCGCGGGCTGTTTATCCGTTTTCTCGAATACGAATTGGGCGCTGATGACGCCGTCCTCGCGGTTGAGGAACCTCTTGACTTCGGCGCGAGCGGCGATGAAATCCGTGTCACAGTGCCAGACGGGAGAGAAGTAGCGATTCATGGCCGCATTGATCGTGTTACGGTCGAGGACGACGATGGCGTCGCTGGCATAGTTCACGATTACAAAACCAGCGACCCGACGACGAAACTCACGTTCGACGGAGTCGAGTTCCAATTGCCGGTGTACACTATCGCAGCGCAACGGGAGCTACAGAAACAATACGGCGAGGACTTACGATATGTCGACGGAGGGTTCTACACAGTCGAGCCGCCAGCAGAGGTGACTCGGAAGCGGAGCCTTCAGAAGACGATTTGGCGGAAAGACGGCGACCGCGATGACTTCGACCGCTTCCTCAATAGGGACATCCCCGAGCGTATCGCGGACATCAGCGATAGCATCGGTAACGGTGGGTTCCACACCACGACACTGGAAGCGGACGAAGCAAAGTGCAAACACTGCCAGTTCCGAGACATGTGCGGTGTTCGCCATCATCGTCGCCGCGAGCGCGTCGCGGGCGTAGACGACGAGGGGAGTTACGTCCCACAGCGGGCTCGGTCTGACAGCTTCTACGACGACCTCGGGGGTGACGAGGCGTGA